AGTGACCCAGATCTAGCGGTTGCTATGGAAACCAAACCATGGGCTATTTTAAGTATTTTGGCACCTCTTTTACCTGAGTCACGTTCACGCTGATGATAAATGACCTGAAGCAGCGACGGTCTGGACGTTGAACTGTTTCCGTCCCGTCTCAGATCCAGCTCGTTGACGATGGAGCCGACACCACGTCTCCTGAGACACCTGAGCCCGGCACCGGCAGGATTCCCAAACGAGGTGAGGACACGCGGATGCAGCAGTTTAAGCAGAGTCTGAGTCTTACACCCTTCGGCCTGTAGCTTATTTAACAGTCAAACCAAACAGACGCTGAAAACCGTGTGCTGAGATttgagttaaaaaaataatgttgaGTCAGACTGATCTGAGATCAGGCACAAGTGTTTCCTACACAGTGTTTAAACGTGTACCTGGCAACAACTTGGAGAAAGTCCTTGAAACTGTGGTCGGTGTAAACGGACCAATGTTAGAATAGACCGAGGATGTTTTCATCCAGAGCAGCTTGATGTGACACAATGAATGAGTGCCCCTGTTTTTATCTTAACTACTGAACCTGATTAAACTAGTCTGGTTGTGGCCACGACGTTGAGGTGTGTTTACTTTCTTGTGCCTCACTCTTTGTTTGGGTTTATCTGTGCAGAGATCCTGGAGACGCCTCGGTCCAGTAAACTGGTGAGTGTGATAACGTGTGGGTGTCCTGACAGCAGATACCTGatcccacacacgcacgcacacacacacacacacacacacacacacacacacacacacacacacacacacacacacacacacacaacaaagcacCGTATCTAAAGCACACGCTGAGGCTTCCTGTTCACTATCAGGATAAAGAGCCGCCCCTGGTCTGCTCCGGCCTGACTCTGATAAAAAATAGACTTAGTCACAAAAATTGAATTAGTTTTACATGATACAGTTTTATTCAGTCAGAAGAGTTTTacctacatacagtaattaaCTGTATAGAGAAAAATACCTGTAGCTGTGCGTCATAAATAATGGGAGAGAGAAGAATGAGGAACACATTAAGCTGCAGGAAACCAAATGTTTCTGTAAATAACTTCATTATTCATAAATATTCAAACCACAGTGAATCAGAATGTTTGAAACGAGACAATGTTTGAAGCGAGACAATCTGCAGTTTATGGAAATGTGAAATTCCTAATTTGTTTTTTGAGTAGTTTCTTTTCcgaccactagagggcgacGTTTCCTTCTGAGTGTGACTGTAGTTATCGCTGAATAATTCAACaatgatgattatgattattatatttatttaagaattattaaaacactaaaaaacaccgaaaatgatgaataaaatgtatatttcaTGACAAATTATTAGTTTATGTGTAGGAGTCCGTATTTAAACACTGACTTTGAGCCGGACTTTGAGCCTAATAAtatttctgttgttgttaataatgtttattatttagattATTGTTGTGAAAAAGTTGTCGAATTCCAGTGAATGTTAATGTTTGGTGGTTTCACTGACTGAATGTCTGTTCACAGTTAACAAATCATGTCCCGTCCATAAAtgaacatgttttgtttgtgaaacaagctgaaggagagagaaaatCTGCTGATCAGATCAGAGATCACAGCCTCACTACACCCCGACCCCAGCATGACAGACCTCAGTGTTAACTTTcacccttccttccttccttccttccttccttccttccttccttccttccttccttccttccttccttccttccttccttccttccttccttccttccttccttccttccttccttccttccacgcAGCGAGGACTGAAGCCTAAAAAGGTGGTGCATGTTTCTCTAACCTCGGTACAGTGCTCATGTTATGACCGTGTCTCTGCATGGCATCGGGGCCTCACCCTTTATTACCCATCATGCCTCGCTCTGCTAACAATCTGCTCTGTTACCGTGGAGACAAAGACGATGCCTGTGTTGTACGTCATAGGTTCAGCTGACCTCTCTGCTTTTTAAAGCATGTTTCTGCTATTGGCAGCTGATTCTGGCTCATTTTCTGGATaactaataatataattaatataattaattgtaataatagtAATGGCTCTACAAGCCTTCAGGTTGGGAAAAAACCCCGGAGCCTTTTTTCGTTGAGCCTCTGAGGGGTTCGTGGGTCCAGTCCTCCTGCGCTGAGTCGCACTGAACACGCAGACGTTCCTTCGCTGCTGTAGAAATGTCAGAAGGTGAAGCGAGGCTCCGTCCTGCAGAGTATGGATTTCCTGTCAGCTCCTGCTTTAGTGTCTCGTGTACGGCATCCGCTCCAGAGGGGCATTAGACTTGACTTCAGGCTGAACCGGAGCCTCATGGAGCGTTCAGAACATGCAGGGAGGTTGGATGATTCACAGTCAGACAGGAAAAGTGCTGCACAGAGCGAATGCATTCAGGCTGGACTTTAGTTTAACACCATAAATAGAACTTGTGTTTTTCAACGAAGCCAGAAATGACTTTAGATCACAGCAAAGtgagttattatttatttaaaccagAGCTTCAGTCAATTTAAATCTGTACGTCTGTGAATGGCCTCCGTCACTTCCCTTCTGTTTCCCCATTAAATCACATGCAGGTCTTTAAATATTAATCTGCTTTGTGAAAATTGGGTTTGTTCCGATTTGCAGTCAAGAATGAGCAGAAACATTCGATGCTGAAAACTGACGGCTTGGTTTCAAAAGTGATCAAACTGAAAAGATCTGTCACATCATTACGTTTAGCGTGAAGACGAAGATGCTGAATACGCTCATTTGTTAGAATCCTGTGACATTTAGCTTTGAATCGGGGAACAGCAGAGATGGATGCGGTTCACGAggctctgagcctcaggttccgCTGCATTAGTGCAGCGTCCGCTGGGAAACCTGATCCGACTCCGCCCTTCGTCTCGCTTCATCACATCCGCGCTGACTGGGCCCCGTTCAGTGGTGTTTAATATTTGAACAGGACAGAtttccctcagctgctctgtaATGGATCTGATGTAGTCTTTAATCGTAGAAGGAACCTGCTCGCTTTACTTCAAACCCGTTCTCCATTTAAAGCTCCGCTAATGAGAGTCTCCCACTGAATGAATCCTCTTGgattcctctctgctcctgcagagaaGATTAGTGGCGCTGAAGAACATGTTATAATATATTGATTATATTTATAGATTACAGATGTTAAACTCAGTGTTGCTACTGTAGTTTAGACTCATTTTTTTAAgagtgaaatatttaaattgatCACAAACTGCTACATTTTACACCTGTTCCTAAGATAGATGCACCTGAATCCAGCCCCCCTCTGCTTTTGTGGTGAGCCCATTGGAGGGATGCGAGTGTTGCTAGGGGACGGGAGGCTTGCATCAGTTGTTGCTGCTCATTTTCCCCTCTCACCTCCGTTTCAGGCCCCACCCTCCTCCGTCTGCTTCATGCTCACACACCGTCTCACCCGccttccctgtctgtctgtggtggaggtgatgagtgggagggaggcaggcaggGGGCACAGTGATGTAATGCAAGAGGCGGCAAATCGCAATGAGGGGGGGAGGaagtgggaggagagggggagagagagggggagagagagggagggagagagagagagagagagagagagggagagaggcgtCTCCTGAGCAGTAGCAGGTCAGAGGCAGCGAGATGCTTCAGCTGGAATCGTAGCAGACGGGAacgcgaggcagcgactgaagGCTGTGGTAAACGGATTAtgcgaggagcagagagagggaaggagaaggaggacgagagcgggaggaagggacgcggggagggagaggagcacaGCGGCCATTTGCTCCACTGCAGCTGCCTGTCTCTCTGACTGCTCGGCTCCAGCCGTCCGTCTGTGCCGACTGCGTGGACCGAGCCTCTACCTGTTTcaccacctgtgtgtgtgtgtgtgtgtgtgtgtgtgtgtgtgtgtgtgtgtgtgtgtgtgtgtgtgtgtgtgtgtgtgtgtgtgtgtgtgtcttcttctCTTCCAAACATGATGAGGCAGACTCCTGCGCCCCGGAAGGTACAGAACTCCCTCCTGTCGCTCGTGTGTTGGGCTGCAGCCGCTTGTTGTTGTCACTTCCCATTTGTTCTGTGGCAACGCTGCTGTGAAGTTTCTCTTTGcttgtatttatttttgctaATCACCGAGTGCTGCAGTAAACCAGGAGCGACACGTTCACTGGAGCGCGTGCTGTGGCCGGTCGCATTCAGCCTTCGGCTCAGTGAGGTGGAGGAACGGAACCGAGCTCTGATTTATTGCAGCGCTGCTGTTGGACCTCTGCTCCGGCTGAGTGTGTCTGCGGtgccttttgtttcctgttcagCTCCTGTCTTTAATTTGCCTCCATCGTTCAGAGCATCCTCCCATGTTTTACAGGTTCAGTGACTCCTTTTGTCGGTACTGAAATAATTTCACTCTTTGCAGATGCAGCAAACGGCTGCTGTGGTTCCAGCTGAGCTCTGCGACGCTGtcagctgttagctgttagctgttagctgttagctgttagctgggCTCATTTCTGCTGAATGGCCTGACTCTAATCCAATCAACAGCTATAAGGGAACGCTCAGATCCAGCTCCGCACCGCTCGGGTTAATGATGCTCAGTTCAGAGCCAACACAATAATTTTTGCAGACAGATCTAATAAGGACCCGGCTGAAGCTGTGTCACGTCTGTCTGATCTGTGCAAACACTGCACAGTGAAGTTCTACGGTTTCATGTTTCAGGCTAATGTAAAGTCTGCTGTTgaacctctgctctgctcagaaCGGCACAGAACAACGAATTGGGTTCAGCTGAGTTAGATCTGCTGCGTCCCCCGAGACACAAAGCAGCCATTTAGGCCACAGCGTCGGtaccagccgctgctgctgagcgcGTGGTCACGTGGATGAGAGCGAGGTCAGACAGAAGCACTGAGGCCGTGTAGGATGCATGACTAGAGATGGAGAGGAGACGTCTTTTCTGGGTCCTAATGGAACCAGATCAGTTCCATCAGTTCATTTTGTCATTTACTGTGAACTTTAACCCGACTCTGtgtttccctctctcctctcctgccctttgaccttccttcctcctctcccctctcagACCACGGCCAGAAGGCCCAAGgtgagctcagctccagctccatctgcGCGTCTTGTTCCtaatcaagtgtgtgtgtgtgattggttTTAActtgtgtgtgacagcagagcCTCACAGAAGCCTGAAGTTTGATTTACTCTTTATCTCATCTGACTCCTGTTTGTTGTACCAACATTCCCGTGTTTAATCTCCTTTTGCTTCAGACTGATTTCAAATcatttgtttgctcattttatCTTCATTTCACTTGTTACCACTCTCAACGTACACCTGGCAGGAAGAGCGTGATCCGTTTTACCCGTTTTGCTCTCGTCCTCGTCTGTGGTGATTGCAGAGTAATTCCACCTCTCCTGACTTCCTTCAGCAGCCCAGTCGCCCCGCAGGCGCCGGAGGGAAGGGGGCCGCGTCCGgctcggcctcggcctcggccggagagatgagcagcagcgagCCCAGCACCCCGGCCCAGACGCCGCTGGCCGCGCCGGTCATCCCCACCCTCCACTCCCCCGGGAACCCGCCcgcccccacccccgcccccagCAAGGTCAGACTGCAGGTCACACAGTGATGGGAGAGGCTGCTCAAGGCTGAGCTCCCAAAATGATGCTGTAAAAGCTGCTTGAAGAACACTGGATTCTTacgctgctgtgtttttggAAAAGTAAATATCTGTCTCTTAAGTTTTACCAGTGTGACACATGATGGACTCATTCATGTCCATCTGTGGTATTTGAAGGTCAGGGAAACGTTAACATTCTGTAAAGGTCAGGTGACCTTTCATCCTGACGTGGAGATAATCAGGCGTGTTCACGTTTTTTTTCTCAGGAGGACGTCGCTATGGAAACGCAGGTGCAGCGATGTGGTGTGATGCTTTAGCCCTTGAGATTGAAGTGTTGTTGTTCTCTAACATTCTAACGAGATGCAGACAGGTGTGACTACTCCTCATTAGTCTCTGTGTGAGTTATAACATTTGCTGGAGTTGAACTAagacctgctgctgttaaatGCTGCCTGATTATGCATTGGAGCTTGTAAAGTGAGCGTGTGCTCTGCTGAGGCCTGTAGGAGTCTTAGTGCTCATATTCTTCTCTCCACAGGTAAATTCTCTGCTTGGTCAATTATGTCAAAgcttttgttcttctgtcaATTTAATTCTCCACTAACATAATTAGACAAAACGTTAGAGAAGAGCGCCTTAGTTGTTAAATGTGATCATGATTCTTCTCATTTTGCTTGATCAAATAATTCCCTTTGATTCTTTTCTGTCTGTAAATGTCCTGCATCCAGGAAGAGGAAGCTCTCCGTGCTCAGGTGAAGGACttagaggagaagctggagacgATAAAGATGAAGCGAACTGAGGACAAGGCCAAAGTGAAAGAGATGGAAAAGCACAAGATCCAGCTAGAGCAGCTTCAGGAGTGGAGAACCAagatgcaggagcagcaggcggaGCTGCAGAAACAACTCAAAGAGGCAAAAAGGGTAAGAAGCACCAAAGGGATGGAAGGTGTTCAATATGTCTGTAAATAATAAGTCATAAAGTATGTGATGAATGacgtgtcatagtatagtaacATGAAACACAAGGTAGATTCAGATTCTAACACTTTATTTTTACTTCAAGGAAAATTCAAAAGGCAGAGAGCAATAATAGTAAAATCAATAAAGGACCAATAAAAAtatcaataaacacaaacaacaatcgATGGGGTATGAGGTCGTACGTGGTCAAAAACACACCTTGTGTTGACAGACATTAGACTGTGTCAAGTCCGTATTTACCGCTGAATCTGTGCATGTGCAGGAGGCCAAAGAAGCGCAGGAGGCCAAGGAGCGGTACATGGAGGAGATGTCAGATACCGCAGACGCCATCGAGATGGCCACGCTGGATAAGGAGATGGCCGAGGAGAGGGCCGAgtccctgcagctggaggtcgaCTCCCTGAAGGAGAAAGTGGACGAGCTCACCATGGACCTGGAGATCCTCAAGCACGAGATCGAGGAGAAAGGTACGACAGGAAACAGGACTTGTCAGGAGTAAAAGGTTGAGTTTAGAGCAGAGAAGCTGATAAAAGTCaagtttaaaacatgttttaaaaatgaacttGTTGGTGTAGCTGTGAGTTTGAACACGTCCTTATTTCTTAACGTGCGTTTGGTTTATTGTTTACCATCATCTCTTCTGTCTGGAACAAGGCAACATGGATTCACTCTTAGTCAAGGatcaaactttatttttttgtttttcacacatctAGACACAGATTCAGGTGCAGTTTGTGGTTTCTCACAGGTTCTGATGGAGCCGCCTCCAGTTACCAtgtcaaacagctggaggagcagaactCCAGACTGAAGGAAGCGCTGGTCAGGTAGGTTCTGTTCCTAAACTGTTGTGGCTCATCACATTTACTGCTGCCTTTAAGTGGTTCTCCTTGTTTCAGGATGCGTGATCTGTCGGCGTCGGAGAAGCAGGAACACGTGAAGTTGCAGAAGCAGATGGAGAAGAAGAACGTGGAGCTGGATTCTCTGAGGAGCCAGAAAGAAAAACTGCAGGAAGAGATGACGGCGGGAGAGAAAACCATCGacgagctgaaggagcaggtcagtgtgtggcagcttcagcagctggaaCCAGTCTGTTAACGTCACATGTCTTTGTCCATGGACTTCAGGCTctgactgtagctgctttaTTGCAGGTGGATGCAGCTCTCGGTGcagaggagatggtggagactCTGACAGAAAGAAACCTGGACCTGGAAGAGAAAGTCAGAGAGCTGAGAGAGACGGTCACTGACCTGGTGAGTGAAACACGTCAGGCTCCTTCACAGGATTCAGATAATTCACTCATGAATTATTATCGATCAGTGAAAGTGAAGTGGAAAGCTTTCAGTGACCTTGTTTGTTGGTGTTCGCCTTTTTTCTCCAGGAAGCCATCAACGAGATGAACgatgagctgcaggaaaacgcgagagagacggagctggagctgagagagATGCTGGATCTGGGAGCAGCGAGAGTCCGAGAGGCCGAGAAACGAGTGGAAGCGGCTCAGGAGACGGTGGCAGATTATCAGCAGACCATCAAGAAGTACCGCGAGCTCACAGCTCACCTGCAGGTACGACGTCCGCACGGCTGGGAGGGGTCACGCTCTGTCCGACGTGAACCTGCTCgtgtcctgctgcaggaggtgaACAGGGAGCTGACCAGTCAGCAGGAGGcttcagcagagctgcagcagcagccgccggcaGAGATGTTCGACTTCAAGATCAAGTTCGCAGAGACGAAGGCCTACGCcaaggtcagagcagcagctcctcagtgtGAAGAAGACTTCTACAGAGGCGCTGCAGCGCTGAAAGCTTTACTGTGTGTTCAGGCCATCGAGATGGAGCtgaggaagatggaggtggGACAGGCCAACAGGCACGTGTCTCTGCTGACCTCCTTCATGCCCGAGTCCTTCCTGCGTCACGGCGGAGACCACGACTGcatcctggtgctgctgctcatcccTCGACTCATCTGCAAGGTGAACGCCAGCGTCTGCTTCCTTTAGAACGAGCCAGCAGCAAAACCGGAGACGTGGTAAAACCCGGCTTTGTTTTCAGGCCGAGCTGATCAGCAAACAGGCCCAGGAGAAGTTTGAGCTGAACGAGACGTGTGTGGAGCGGGTGGGTCTGAGGGGGGCGGTGGGGGAGCAGCTGAGCTTCGCTGGAGGTCTGGTCTATTCGCTGAGCCTGCTGCAGGCCACGCTGCACAAATACGAGCAGtaggtttcacacacacacacaccacaggtcTCTGTTGAGTGGCCCATCACCATCACGCTGTCCTCTGTCAGAGCTCTGGCCCAGTGCAGCGTGGACGTCTACAAGAAGGTGGGCGCTCTGTACCCGGAGATGAGCGTCCACGAACGCTCGCTGGACTTCCTCATCGACCTGCTGCACAAAGACCAACTGGACGAGACCGTCAACGTGGAGCCGCTCACCAAGGCCATTAAATACTATCAGGTACACACATGTAGTATTAGAGGTAAGACAAATCTACTAAGAACCAAAACCTGCGACTGAAAACGATGCTCCCACGTCAGCACCTGTACAGCATCCACCTGGCCGATCAGAGCGAGGACTGCACCATGCAG
Above is a window of Betta splendens chromosome 22, fBetSpl5.4, whole genome shotgun sequence DNA encoding:
- the dctn1b gene encoding dynactin subunit 1 isoform X24, with protein sequence MSQTRRSTHSRTTSSGSSRMSSDGGGRPVRVGSLVEVIGKGQRGTVAYIGTTLFASGKWVGVILDEAKGKNDGTVQGKRYFTCDDGHGIFVRQSQIQLVDDGADTTSPETPEPGTGRIPKREILETPRSSKLTTARRPKPSRPAGAGGKGAASGSASASAGEMSSSEPSTPAQTPLAAPVIPTLHSPGNPPAPTPAPSKEDVAMETQEEEALRAQVKDLEEKLETIKMKRTEDKAKVKEMEKHKIQLEQLQEWRTKMQEQQAELQKQLKEAKREAKEAQEAKERYMEEMSDTADAIEMATLDKEMAEERAESLQLEVDSLKEKVDELTMDLEILKHEIEEKGSDGAASSYHVKQLEEQNSRLKEALVRMRDLSASEKQEHVKLQKQMEKKNVELDSLRSQKEKLQEEMTAGEKTIDELKEQVDAALGAEEMVETLTERNLDLEEKVRELRETVTDLEAINEMNDELQENARETELELREMLDLGAARVREAEKRVEAAQETVADYQQTIKKYRELTAHLQEVNRELTSQQEASAELQQQPPAEMFDFKIKFAETKAYAKAIEMELRKMEVGQANRHVSLLTSFMPESFLRHGGDHDCILVLLLIPRLICKAELISKQAQEKFELNETCVERVGLRGAVGEQLSFAGGLVYSLSLLQATLHKYEQALAQCSVDVYKKVGALYPEMSVHERSLDFLIDLLHKDQLDETVNVEPLTKAIKYYQHLYSIHLADQSEDCTMQLADHIRFTQSALDCMSVEVGRLRSFLHAGQEKADLAVLLKDLETSCSDIRQFCKKIRRRMPGTDAPGIPAALTFGQPVSDTLSDCRKHLTWVVAVLQEVAAAGAQMMSPLGEQEGLSAAKLEDVAFKTGEQIYGSQGANPYECLRQSCGIVIATMNKMATAMQEGEYDAERPQNKNPPPVEVRAAALRAEITDAEGLGLKLEDRETVIKELKKSLKIKGEELSEANVRLSLLEKKLDSSSKDADERVEKIQTRLDEAQTLLKKKEKEFEETMDALQADIDQLESEKLELKQRLNSQTKMDGLRGTGPSGIASIVTGTAGEEQKASMMSGVGAGSGVQVIDSPLLTQQIEAQRVCIKQLKNENNRLKAEKMRVQLASLPPLHVPKLPCRDGGRPEVLSSALYRKTDQLLETLLQMSANVKVVDITGKSPVTPGAQLLEQTARLQSLNSTLDRLKDEVAEHVVNQQPGARVSSDFATFPSTSFVKVTEEKQGDTVLVGRVMVPCPRGQEQLHRLVLSHSQLQRVHSLLRI
- the dctn1b gene encoding dynactin subunit 1 isoform X7, with product MSQTRRSTHSRTTSSGSSRMSSDGGGRPVRVGSLVEVIGKGQRGTVAYIGTTLFASGKWVGVILDEAKGKNDGTVQGKRYFTCDDGHGIFVRQSQIQLVDDGADTTSPETPEPGTGRIPKREILETPRSSKLRGLKPKKVVHVSLTSTPAPRKTTARRPKSNSTSPDFLQQPSRPAGAGGKGAASGSASASAGEMSSSEPSTPAQTPLAAPVIPTLHSPGNPPAPTPAPSKEEEALRAQVKDLEEKLETIKMKRTEDKAKVKEMEKHKIQLEQLQEWRTKMQEQQAELQKQLKEAKREAKEAQEAKERYMEEMSDTADAIEMATLDKEMAEERAESLQLEVDSLKEKVDELTMDLEILKHEIEEKGSDGAASSYHVKQLEEQNSRLKEALVRMRDLSASEKQEHVKLQKQMEKKNVELDSLRSQKEKLQEEMTAGEKTIDELKEQVDAALGAEEMVETLTERNLDLEEKVRELRETVTDLEAINEMNDELQENARETELELREMLDLGAARVREAEKRVEAAQETVADYQQTIKKYRELTAHLQEVNRELTSQQEASAELQQQPPAEMFDFKIKFAETKAYAKAIEMELRKMEVGQANRHVSLLTSFMPESFLRHGGDHDCILVLLLIPRLICKAELISKQAQEKFELNETCVERVGLRGAVGEQLSFAGGLVYSLSLLQATLHKYEQALAQCSVDVYKKVGALYPEMSVHERSLDFLIDLLHKDQLDETVNVEPLTKAIKYYQHLYSIHLADQSEDCTMQLADHIRFTQSALDCMSVEVGRLRSFLHAGQEKADLAVLLKDLETSCSDIRQFCKKIRRRMPGTDAPGIPAALTFGQPVSDTLSDCRKHLTWVVAVLQEVAAAGAQMMSPLGEQEGLSAAKLEDVAFKTGEQIYGSQGANPYECLRQSCGIVIATMNKMATAMQEGEYDAERPQNKNPPPVEVRAAALRAEITDAEGLGLKLEDRETVIKELKKSLKIKGEELSEANVRLSLLEKKLDSSSKDADERVEKIQTRLDEAQTLLKKKEKEFEETMDALQADIDQLESEKLELKQRLNSQTKMDGLRGTGPSGIASIVTGTAGASMMSGVGAGSGVQVIDSPLLTQQIEAQRVCIKQLKNENNRLKAEKMRVQLASLPPLHVPKLPCRDGGRPEVLSSALYRKTDQLLETLLQMSANVKVVDITGKSPVTPGAQLLEQTARLQSLNSTLDRLKDEVAEHVVNQQPGARVSSDFATFPSTSFVKVTEEKQGDTVLVGRVMVPCPRGQEQLHRLVLSHSQLQRVHSLLRI
- the dctn1b gene encoding dynactin subunit 1 isoform X17 — its product is MSQTRRSTHSRTTSSGSSRMSSDGGGRPVRVGSLVEVIGKGQRGTVAYIGTTLFASGKWVGVILDEAKGKNDGTVQGKRYFTCDDGHGIFVRQSQIQLVDDGADTTSPETPEPGTGRIPKREILETPRSSKLRGLKPKKTPAPRKQPSRPAGAGGKGAASGSASASAGEMSSSEPSTPAQTPLAAPVIPTLHSPGNPPAPTPAPSKEDVAMETQEEEALRAQVKDLEEKLETIKMKRTEDKAKVKEMEKHKIQLEQLQEWRTKMQEQQAELQKQLKEAKREAKEAQEAKERYMEEMSDTADAIEMATLDKEMAEERAESLQLEVDSLKEKVDELTMDLEILKHEIEEKGSDGAASSYHVKQLEEQNSRLKEALVRMRDLSASEKQEHVKLQKQMEKKNVELDSLRSQKEKLQEEMTAGEKTIDELKEQVDAALGAEEMVETLTERNLDLEEKVRELRETVTDLEAINEMNDELQENARETELELREMLDLGAARVREAEKRVEAAQETVADYQQTIKKYRELTAHLQEVNRELTSQQEASAELQQQPPAEMFDFKIKFAETKAYAKAIEMELRKMEVGQANRHVSLLTSFMPESFLRHGGDHDCILVLLLIPRLICKAELISKQAQEKFELNETCVERVGLRGAVGEQLSFAGGLVYSLSLLQATLHKYEQALAQCSVDVYKKVGALYPEMSVHERSLDFLIDLLHKDQLDETVNVEPLTKAIKYYQHLYSIHLADQSEDCTMQLADHIRFTQSALDCMSVEVGRLRSFLHAGQEKADLAVLLKDLETSCSDIRQFCKKIRRRMPGTDAPGIPAALTFGQPVSDTLSDCRKHLTWVVAVLQEVAAAGAQMMSPLGEQEGLSAAKLEDVAFKTGEQIYGSQGANPYECLRQSCGIVIATMNKMATAMQEGEYDAERPQNKNPPPVEVRAAALRAEITDAEGLGLKLEDRETVIKELKKSLKIKGEELSEANVRLSLLEKKLDSSSKDADERVEKIQTRLDEAQTLLKKKEKEFEETMDALQADIDQLESEKLELKQRLNSQTKMDGLRGTGPSGIASIVTGTAGEEQKASMMSGVGAGSGVQVIDSPLLTQQIEAQRVCIKQLKNENNRLKAEKMRVQLASLPPLHVPKLPCRDGGRPEVLSSALYRKTDQLLETLLQMSANVKVVDITGKSPVTPGAQLLEQTARLQSLNSTLDRLKDEVAEHVVNQQPGARVSSDFATFPSTSFVKVTEEKQGDTVLVGRVMVPCPRGQEQLHRLVLSHSQLQRVHSLLRI
- the dctn1b gene encoding dynactin subunit 1 isoform X16 codes for the protein MSQTRRSTHSRTTSSGSSRMSSDGGGRPVRVGSLVEVIGKGQRGTVAYIGTTLFASGKWVGVILDEAKGKNDGTVQGKRYFTCDDGHGIFVRQSQIQLVDDGADTTSPETPEPGTGRIPKREILETPRSSKLRGLKPKKTTARRPKQPSRPAGAGGKGAASGSASASAGEMSSSEPSTPAQTPLAAPVIPTLHSPGNPPAPTPAPSKEDVAMETQEEEALRAQVKDLEEKLETIKMKRTEDKAKVKEMEKHKIQLEQLQEWRTKMQEQQAELQKQLKEAKREAKEAQEAKERYMEEMSDTADAIEMATLDKEMAEERAESLQLEVDSLKEKVDELTMDLEILKHEIEEKGSDGAASSYHVKQLEEQNSRLKEALVRMRDLSASEKQEHVKLQKQMEKKNVELDSLRSQKEKLQEEMTAGEKTIDELKEQVDAALGAEEMVETLTERNLDLEEKVRELRETVTDLEAINEMNDELQENARETELELREMLDLGAARVREAEKRVEAAQETVADYQQTIKKYRELTAHLQEVNRELTSQQEASAELQQQPPAEMFDFKIKFAETKAYAKAIEMELRKMEVGQANRHVSLLTSFMPESFLRHGGDHDCILVLLLIPRLICKAELISKQAQEKFELNETCVERVGLRGAVGEQLSFAGGLVYSLSLLQATLHKYEQALAQCSVDVYKKVGALYPEMSVHERSLDFLIDLLHKDQLDETVNVEPLTKAIKYYQHLYSIHLADQSEDCTMQLADHIRFTQSALDCMSVEVGRLRSFLHAGQEKADLAVLLKDLETSCSDIRQFCKKIRRRMPGTDAPGIPAALTFGQPVSDTLSDCRKHLTWVVAVLQEVAAAGAQMMSPLGEQEGLSAAKLEDVAFKTGEQIYGSQGANPYECLRQSCGIVIATMNKMATAMQEGEYDAERPQNKNPPPVEVRAAALRAEITDAEGLGLKLEDRETVIKELKKSLKIKGEELSEANVRLSLLEKKLDSSSKDADERVEKIQTRLDEAQTLLKKKEKEFEETMDALQADIDQLESEKLELKQRLNSQTKMDGLRGTGPSGIASIVTGTAGEEQKASMMSGVGAGSGVQVIDSPLLTQQIEAQRVCIKQLKNENNRLKAEKMRVQLASLPPLHVPKLPCRDGGRPEVLSSALYRKTDQLLETLLQMSANVKVVDITGKSPVTPGAQLLEQTARLQSLNSTLDRLKDEVAEHVVNQQPGARVSSDFATFPSTSFVKVTEEKQGDTVLVGRVMVPCPRGQEQLHRLVLSHSQLQRVHSLLRI